In Sulfitobacter sp. W027, a single window of DNA contains:
- a CDS encoding acyl-CoA dehydrogenase family protein, with amino-acid sequence MADKSFLDWPFFEPRHKELALKLDDWAGRELRNVDHGDTDGACRDLVTMMGQDGWLRHSGAEGDEVLDVRTLCLIRETLARHDGLADFAFAMQGLGTGAISLFGSDEQKAEWLPKTRSGQAISAFALTEPQSGSDVANSTMTAKPVGNGYVLDGRKTWISNGGIADVYTVFARTGEAPGAKGLSAFIVPADTPGLKVEERLEVMAPHPLATLHFDGVKLPGSALLGEAGRGFAIAMSVLDVFRSTVAAAALGFARRALDEALMRVTTRQVQGAPLSELQMVQGHIADMALDVDAAALLVYRAAWTKDSGAPRVTREAAMAKLFATDQAQKVIDKAVQLHGGDGVRNGEAVERLYREIRALRIYEGASDVQRVVIARQTLGAM; translated from the coding sequence ATGGCTGACAAAAGTTTTCTCGACTGGCCCTTTTTCGAGCCGCGCCACAAGGAACTGGCGCTGAAGCTCGACGATTGGGCCGGGCGCGAGCTACGAAACGTGGATCACGGCGACACCGACGGTGCCTGCCGCGATCTGGTGACGATGATGGGGCAGGACGGCTGGCTGCGGCACAGCGGGGCCGAGGGCGACGAAGTGCTTGACGTTCGTACCCTCTGCCTGATCCGCGAAACGCTGGCGCGGCATGACGGGCTGGCAGATTTTGCCTTTGCTATGCAGGGGCTTGGCACCGGGGCGATCTCGCTCTTCGGCAGCGATGAGCAGAAGGCTGAATGGCTGCCCAAGACGCGATCGGGGCAGGCGATCTCGGCCTTCGCCCTGACCGAGCCGCAGTCCGGCTCCGACGTGGCCAATTCAACCATGACAGCGAAACCCGTTGGCAACGGCTATGTGCTCGACGGGCGCAAGACCTGGATCTCCAACGGCGGCATCGCGGATGTCTACACTGTCTTTGCCCGCACCGGCGAGGCGCCGGGTGCCAAGGGGCTTTCGGCCTTCATTGTGCCCGCCGATACACCCGGCCTGAAGGTCGAGGAACGGCTCGAGGTCATGGCCCCGCACCCGCTGGCCACGCTGCATTTCGACGGCGTGAAACTGCCCGGCTCGGCGCTTCTGGGCGAGGCGGGGCGCGGCTTTGCCATCGCCATGTCGGTGCTTGACGTCTTCCGTTCCACCGTGGCCGCCGCCGCTCTGGGCTTTGCCCGCCGCGCGCTGGACGAAGCACTCATGCGCGTCACTACCCGTCAGGTGCAAGGCGCGCCCCTGAGCGAATTGCAGATGGTGCAGGGCCATATCGCGGATATGGCGCTTGATGTCGATGCCGCGGCGCTGCTGGTTTACCGCGCCGCCTGGACCAAGGACAGCGGCGCGCCGCGTGTGACGCGCGAGGCGGCGATGGCCAAGCTCTTCGCCACCGATCAGGCGCAGAAGGTGATCGACAAGGCGGTGCAACTGCACGGCGGCGATGGTGTCCGCAATGGCGAGGCGGTCGAGCGTCTTTACCGCGAAATCAGGGCCTTGCGCATTTACGAAGGCGCCTCGGACGTGCAACGTGTGGTCATCGCCCGTCAGACTTTGGGAGCCATGTGA
- a CDS encoding enoyl-CoA hydratase family protein, which produces MRSDVTHFQCEIKDRIATVRLDRPDRKNPLTFDSYAELRDWFRDLVYADDVDVVIFGSNGGNFSSGGDVHDIIGPLTRMNMKELLRFTRMTGDLVKAIVNCGKPVIAAVDGVCVGAGAIIAMASDLRLATAEAKTAFLFTRVGLAGCDMGACAILPRIIGQTRAAELLYTGRSMSAEEGERWGFYNRLVTGETLEEEALKLAQKIQAGPNFAHMMTKTMLAQEWAMSIEQAIEAEAQAQAICMQTGDFERAYNAFVAKERPVFEGD; this is translated from the coding sequence ATGCGCAGTGATGTGACGCATTTTCAATGCGAGATCAAAGACCGGATCGCCACCGTGCGGCTCGACCGGCCCGACCGTAAGAACCCGCTGACCTTCGACAGCTATGCCGAGCTACGCGACTGGTTCCGCGATCTGGTCTATGCCGATGACGTTGATGTGGTGATCTTCGGCTCCAACGGCGGCAACTTTAGCTCCGGCGGCGATGTGCATGATATCATTGGGCCTTTGACCCGGATGAACATGAAAGAACTGCTGCGATTCACCCGCATGACCGGCGATCTGGTCAAGGCGATTGTCAATTGCGGCAAGCCGGTGATCGCCGCCGTGGATGGCGTCTGCGTCGGCGCGGGCGCGATCATCGCCATGGCCTCGGACCTGCGGCTGGCGACGGCGGAGGCCAAGACAGCCTTCCTCTTTACCCGCGTCGGTCTGGCGGGCTGCGACATGGGCGCCTGCGCGATCCTGCCGCGCATCATCGGCCAGACACGCGCCGCCGAACTGCTCTACACCGGCCGCTCGATGTCGGCGGAAGAGGGCGAACGCTGGGGCTTTTACAACCGTCTGGTCACAGGCGAGACGCTGGAAGAGGAAGCGCTTAAACTGGCGCAGAAAATTCAGGCTGGTCCCAATTTCGCGCATATGATGACCAAGACGATGCTGGCCCAAGAATGGGCCATGTCCATCGAACAGGCGATCGAGGCCGAGGCGCAGGCGCAGGCGATCTGCATGCAGACCGGCGATTTCGAGCGCGCCTACAACGCTTTCGTTGCCAAGGAACGCCCGGTCTTCGAAGGGGACTGA